The DNA segment AATATCAAAAGGTATTTGCATAAAAAATATTCAAATTTTAGTTATAGCTCTTAGCTCGCCGATGATCGTCGGCGTTTATGACGAAAACGGCGAGCTTTTAGAGCGTATCTCAAGCGAAGAAAAATCCGACGTTTCCCTCGTAAAAATAATGGATCAGATTTTAAACGGCGGCGAATTTAACCTGCAAAAAATCATCTACGCAAACGGCCCGGGTAGCTTTATGGGCGTGAAAGTCGCCTACGTCGTTTTAAAAACGATCAGCATTGTAAAAGAGTGCGAATTTTACGCAGTTAGCGGCTTTGAGCTAAACGGCGGCGCACCGATACGGGCGAATAAAAACTTAAGCTTCGTAGATACGCCCGAGGGCATCAAACTGCAAAAAGCGCAAGCCGGCGAATTTTGCTTGCCGCAAAATTTAGCCGTTTTAAATCTAAATTTAGATACTCTTCCAAATTACGTTATACAAGCCGTATAGGAGATTTTTTGCAAATTTTAGTTCCCGCCACGAGCGCAAACCTAGGCCCCGGTTTTGACGCCCTAGGACTCGCCCTAGAGCTACACAACAAAGTCGAGATAATGAGGGCGAATTTCGCCTCCGTGAGCATTTTAGGCGAAGGTAAAGACAACGCCCTTCTTAAAAAAAACAACATTTTTCTATCCATTTTTAATGAAATTTACCTCAAGCTAACGGGTAAAAAAGACACTTTTCGTATGATTTTTACAAATCAAATCCCCTTTTCGCGCGGCCTTGGCAGCTCTTCTGCGGTTATCACTTCGGCTATCACGGCGGCTTACGCGGCGGCCGGTTTTAAGGCTGACAAAAGTATGATTTTAAATACCGCGCTCATTTACGAAAACCACCCGGACAACATCGCTCCCGCTACGCTTGGCGGTTTTGTAAGCTCGGTCGTTGAAAACGGTAAGGTAAAATCCCTAAAAAAACCTTTAAACGCCGATATAAAAGCCGTCGTAGTGATACCTGATAAGCCTATGAGCACGAACGAATCGCGCACTAAGCTACCTAAAAATTTCACGATGGGCGAGTGCGTTAGCAACCTCTCTCATGCAGCACTTCTTACGGCTTGCTTTTTTAGCGAAAATTACGAACTTTTAAGGGCGGCGGCAAAAGACGTCATGCACGAGCAAATCCGTATGCAAAGCCTACCCGAGCTCTTTGAAGTGCGCAAGATAGCCTACGAAAACGGCGCTCTTTTGAGCACGCTTTCAGGTAGCGGATCGAGCTTTTTAAACATAGTTTATGCGGGCGATGCGACAAATTTAAAACAAAAACTGCAAGATAAATTTAAAGGCTTTCGGGTTGAAATTTTAAATTTCGACAACGACGGGATAAAAATCCTACAAAGCTAAAAAAAAGCTAAAAGAAGTTATAATAATGGCTCAAAAATTTATCCCTATCAGGATGTGCGTAGTCTGCAAAAAGCGCTTTGAACAGCGAATTTTGCGCAGATACCGACTGATAAATTCTTCGCTATTTTTCGGAAACGGAAACGGACGCAGCTTTTATCTTTGCGAAGAATGTCTAAAAAAAGACGAGAAAATTTTAAGAAAATCGCTCGGAAGAGTCGCAGGCAGCTTTATCGCGACGTTGCAAAACGGGCAAAATTTAAAGGAGATGCTCTTAAATGGGGACTGTTCGAATTTCAGAGATAGCAAATGAGCTCGGCTACAATAGCAAAGAGGTTTTGGGGAAAGCTATTGAGCTTGGGCTAAAGGTCAAAACGCACTCAAGCGGCGTTACTCCTGAGGAAGCGGAGGCGCTATACACCTACATCCAAACCGGCGAGATCCCCGAAGTTCTCAAGAAAAAACCGGAAAAGAAAAAAACGACCGCCAAAAAAGCGGAAACGAAACAGAGCAAAGAAAGCAAGCAAAAAGAGCCTAAAAAAACAAACGCCGCAAAAGAAGAAAAGCCTTTGTCGAAAGAAAAAACAGAGAAAAAAAACAGTGAAAAATCCGAAAAAGAACAAACGATAGTCGCTCCAAAACCCGCAGAAAAAGAGTCCGAACCAAAAATCGAAGCAGCGCTCAAAGAGGAGCCAAAGACTCAGCCCGCCGCCGCCGAGCTCGCCCAACCGAAAGAAAGCCTGGCCGACGTTAGCTTGCAAAAAAGACGCGGCCTAGTCATCGTAAAAAAGAAAAAAGACGAACAAAGCGCGCCTAAATCGAGCGAAAAAAAAGAGTCCGCGCCCGCGCTAAATTTAGAGAGCATATTTAAATTTAGCGACGAAAAAATCGAGCGAAAAAAGAAAAAAGAAAAAAAGCCTACCGTAGTAGCCAAAAAAGACGGTACGACGAAGATGGACTTGCTCGGCGATCGCGATATGGCCGACATCGTGATAGACGATGAAAACGTGGTTATATTGCCTGATTTTTCGGTGCGAACCCAAACTCCCGAACCGCAAAGAACTAGACAGCCGGCCAACGTAAATTCTTACAAACCGACGTTAAACACTTCGGTGAGTTCATTCCTAGAGCAAG comes from the Campylobacter rectus genome and includes:
- the thrB gene encoding homoserine kinase; protein product: MQILVPATSANLGPGFDALGLALELHNKVEIMRANFASVSILGEGKDNALLKKNNIFLSIFNEIYLKLTGKKDTFRMIFTNQIPFSRGLGSSSAVITSAITAAYAAAGFKADKSMILNTALIYENHPDNIAPATLGGFVSSVVENGKVKSLKKPLNADIKAVVVIPDKPMSTNESRTKLPKNFTMGECVSNLSHAALLTACFFSENYELLRAAAKDVMHEQIRMQSLPELFEVRKIAYENGALLSTLSGSGSSFLNIVYAGDATNLKQKLQDKFKGFRVEILNFDNDGIKILQS
- a CDS encoding YlxR family protein, giving the protein MAQKFIPIRMCVVCKKRFEQRILRRYRLINSSLFFGNGNGRSFYLCEECLKKDEKILRKSLGRVAGSFIATLQNGQNLKEMLLNGDCSNFRDSK